The following nucleotide sequence is from Mucilaginibacter sp. cycad4.
TCATAATCATACCACTCGTTTAGACCTTTATGTTTACCGCGTGCGAAAACCGTTTCGTACTTTTTATCCTTTATAGATACTTTCTGCTCCTGAACGGGCGAGGAACTTGTAATATTTGATAAATCAAAATCTTGTGTAGCGGGTGGCGGCAAAAAACCACTGATAACTTTCAGCGGGGCACCCCATAACCCAGGGATCATATAAAACACAAATGCAAATACAATTATAGCGATAAACGTACGCGGAACCGATAAGTATGGCAGGTCACTGTCATGTGAAAATTTGATTTTACCGATAAGATACAATCCTCCAATCACACCTAATGCTATCCACAATGAAAGGAATACCTCACGATCAAACCAGTTCCAGTGATAGGCCAGATCAACGTTCGACAGGAATTTAAGCGAAAAAGCAATTTCAAGCAATCCTAATACAACTTTTACACTATTAAGCCAACCGCCCGATTTTGGCAGGCTTTTTAACCATGAAGGGAAAAGAGCGAACAACGTGAAGGGTAATGCCAGTGCCAACGAAAATCCAAACATGCCTACAGCTGGTCCAAGGCGTTCTCCTTTTGTTGCAGCTGCTGCAAGTAAACCTCCAATTAGGGGACCCGTACACGAAAAAGAGACTACTACCAATGTAGCCGCCATAAAAAAGATACCGGCAACCCCGCCTTTATCTGAATTTTGATCCAACTTATTGGCCAGCGAACTGGGTAATGTTATTTCGAAAGCGCCAAGGAATGATACGCCGAAAACTACCAATAATAAAAAGAAAAGGAAATTAAATATTCCATTGGTTGCCAATGCATTAAGTGCTCCTGGCCCGAATAGCAAAGACACAATAACTCCTAATAAAACGTATATTATAATGATTGATAAACCATATAATAATGATTGCCCTACAGCTTTGCTTTTGCTTCCACTCTTTTTGGTAAAAAAACTTACCGTTAAGGGTAACAAAGGATAAATACATGGCATTATCAATGCGGCAAAGCCGCCTAAAAAGCAACCGAAAAATATTTGCCAAAGGGTTTTAGGTTTTTCATCCGGGTTTGCAGAGGTAGTAACGAGTTTTTTTTCAGCCTCTGCCTTTTTTACCGAATCGGCTTGTTTTTTTCTAATAGCTAAGCTATCGGCAGCGGTAGGAATATCGGTAAAAGTAACATCGGCGGCTGATACCGAAGTATCAGCTGCTTTTTTTTGTATGGCATAAGCCGGATTTGCCCCGGCTATGTTTAGGATGATCAGGGTAATTAATGCAACAAGCCCGGCGCGCAGGAAAGCACCTTTATTTAATAATTTCATGACTACTGTTAAGGTGTGCTGAATTATTTACCTAAAGGGATAGTGAAATCAACATCTTCGGGCGGCAGGCATTTCATGTCGTTACAGGTCATGTAGGTTAATTTACCTGTAACTGCTGTTGCTTTGGGTGATTTTAAACTGATCTTTTGGCTAAAAACAACTTCCTTTTCAAAGTAGCTAACATTCATGCTGAATGATTTTTCGTATTTGGTTACCGGAGTTGGTTCGGTAGTTTTGCCAACAGCAGCATATAATTTTGATGGGGTAAAGTCAAATGAGGTTTTGATTGGGCCGCCGTCTTTTACGGTTTGTGAATAAATGTGCCAGCCGCTTTGTATGGTTGCTTTTAAAAAAACTACCGCTTCTTTATCATTTACCTTTTTTGCCGCGTATGACCACCTCACCGGCGATTCGATCTGGGCGTAAGCGCCGGCGCTGATGATGAGCGCAGTTACCAATACCAATAGTTTCTTCATTTGTGCTTTACTTTATTATTTATTTAAAAATTTCAATTCTTTAAGGTTAAACTCCGATTGCTGCCCGTTAGTATCTTCAATAACCAGCAAGCCATTCGGCAGTACATTTTTAACAGTACCATTGAAAACCCCATTGTTTGACTCAAAGCTTTTAACCTCGTTTAACCAATATAGTCGGCTTAAGTAACTATTCCTTACAAAATCAACCTGTCCGGCCTTAAGTTTAAGGTAGTATACCTCAATGTGTTTGCAAATTTCAGATAATAACAGTGTTAAATCATAATCCTTTTGTAAGATTTGTTTGACAGAGGTGGCATTTGAGGCGCCAGTTGGGAAATTTTCCTGGTTTATGTTCAATCCTATGCCAATAATGGAGTCTTTGAGTTGCCCGCCTTGTATGGTGTTTTCAATGAGCATACCGCCAAGTTTCCTGTCGCCATAATAAATATCATTGGGCCATTTTATTTTTAGCTGGTCGCCTAAAATGGGTTGCAGGGCATAGTGCACGCCTAAACTTACCGCGCGGTTAAGGTCAAACTGGGCATCAACGGGTAAAAAATGAGGCTTTAATAAAAGACTGAAAGTAAGGTTTTTTCCGGGTTCGCTATGCCAGGTATTTTGTTGCTGGCCACGGCCTGCATATTGCTCTTCTGCCATAATGACCGTACCTTCGGGTACTGGCTTGGAATTTGACAGTAGATTTTTAAGAAAACTATTTGTTGAGTCAACTTGTTTAATTGTTACTAAATTTTGACCAACAAATAATCCTGAAAATATGTTATTTTGCAAAGTGTAATAATTTTATACTCAAAAACGTTCAAAACTAATTCTTTTTGATGGTAAAAAACAAAGTGTTAAGTGAATCTGCCTTTATTTCAGAGCTGGCAATACATGGTATCCAGGAAAAAAAAGGTAACGATATTATCAGGTTAGACCTTCGTAATATATTCAGTTCGGTAGCAGATTATTTTGTGATCTGTCATGCTGATTCGTCGACACAGGTAAAAGCTATAGCAAATAGCATTGAGGATGAAATTTTCAAAGCCACCCAAACCGAGCCCTGGCGCAAAGAGGGTCTTGAGTATGGCGAGTGGATACTGCTTGATTATGTGGATGTTGTGATCCACGTGTTCAGGACCGATAAACGTGAGTTTTATGGAGTGGAAGATTTGTGGGGCGATGCAGATATTAAATATTATAAAAGTGCATAAACATCCGTCACAAAAAGGCTCAACGCATAGTCTTACTGTTACCGCGTAAAATTTAAATTATAGATTGTAAGTTTGAGCTCGTAAAAAGAAATGAAAGATATTAAAGATTCTAAATCAGAAAATCCAAGACCTATCCGTAAAATTGTGAACAAGAAGCCCTCACCAAAACCGCCTAAATTCAATATCATGTGGCTATATGGTATTGTTATTTTGGCTTTTTTACTGATCCCGGCCTTGTTAAACGGCGGATCGGGCAAACCGGTTACTTTCCAGGAATTTGAGGCCAACATGCTTCGCACAAATGATGTTCAAAAAATTGTAGCTTATAAAAGCGGCGACCTGGTAATGGCCGATGTTTACATTAAGCAGCAAAGTTTGTCAAAACCATATTTTGTTAATAACACCTCCAAAGAAAAAAACTTTTTTAATACAAGTACCAACAGCGGTCCGCAGTTTACTTTTACTGATGCCTCTTACGAAAGCCTGAAAAAGTCAATTGCTGATGCCCAAAAAGATGTGCCTGATGACCAAAAAGTATCTTTACAATTTGAGCAGGGACACGAAAGC
It contains:
- a CDS encoding cytochrome c biogenesis protein CcdA, whose amino-acid sequence is MKLLNKGAFLRAGLVALITLIILNIAGANPAYAIQKKAADTSVSAADVTFTDIPTAADSLAIRKKQADSVKKAEAEKKLVTTSANPDEKPKTLWQIFFGCFLGGFAALIMPCIYPLLPLTVSFFTKKSGSKSKAVGQSLLYGLSIIIIYVLLGVIVSLLFGPGALNALATNGIFNFLFFLLLVVFGVSFLGAFEITLPSSLANKLDQNSDKGGVAGIFFMAATLVVVSFSCTGPLIGGLLAAAATKGERLGPAVGMFGFSLALALPFTLFALFPSWLKSLPKSGGWLNSVKVVLGLLEIAFSLKFLSNVDLAYHWNWFDREVFLSLWIALGVIGGLYLIGKIKFSHDSDLPYLSVPRTFIAIIVFAFVFYMIPGLWGAPLKVISGFLPPPATQDFDLSNITSSSPVQEQKVSIKDKKYETVFARGKHKGLNEWYDYDQALQVSKELKKPVLIDFTGWNCPNCRKMENEVWTDAEVRKRIQNDFVLLELYVDEKTAQLPASEVYTSELSGKKITSLGDKNADYETTKFNTNSQPYYVITDSEGNVLVPPQGANFSIDNYIKFLDSGIAAYKK
- a CDS encoding protein-disulfide reductase DsbD domain-containing protein, whose protein sequence is MKKLLVLVTALIISAGAYAQIESPVRWSYAAKKVNDKEAVVFLKATIQSGWHIYSQTVKDGGPIKTSFDFTPSKLYAAVGKTTEPTPVTKYEKSFSMNVSYFEKEVVFSQKISLKSPKATAVTGKLTYMTCNDMKCLPPEDVDFTIPLGK
- a CDS encoding biotin--[acetyl-CoA-carboxylase] ligase yields the protein MQNNIFSGLFVGQNLVTIKQVDSTNSFLKNLLSNSKPVPEGTVIMAEEQYAGRGQQQNTWHSEPGKNLTFSLLLKPHFLPVDAQFDLNRAVSLGVHYALQPILGDQLKIKWPNDIYYGDRKLGGMLIENTIQGGQLKDSIIGIGLNINQENFPTGASNATSVKQILQKDYDLTLLLSEICKHIEVYYLKLKAGQVDFVRNSYLSRLYWLNEVKSFESNNGVFNGTVKNVLPNGLLVIEDTNGQQSEFNLKELKFLNK
- the rsfS gene encoding ribosome silencing factor; the protein is MVKNKVLSESAFISELAIHGIQEKKGNDIIRLDLRNIFSSVADYFVICHADSSTQVKAIANSIEDEIFKATQTEPWRKEGLEYGEWILLDYVDVVIHVFRTDKREFYGVEDLWGDADIKYYKSA